Proteins co-encoded in one Xyrauchen texanus isolate HMW12.3.18 chromosome 19, RBS_HiC_50CHRs, whole genome shotgun sequence genomic window:
- the gpr174 gene encoding probable G-protein coupled receptor 174 has product MSANDIFCNETIEHQRISTYQHQIYSIFYTVILVPGLICNVLALWIFYAYMKETKKAVIFMINLAIADLLQVLSLPLRIYYYLNESWPFGQVACMVCFYFKYVNMYASIFFLVCISVRRCRLIIHPLHCSATKRRQDRSLCIAGWFFVCLGCLPFPLLRKNPSIPEHCFSELPMMQLSKVLGVSLVTVAEIMGFLLPLAVVVICTLFTAASLREKTCVLQDAGEKHKALKMVLSCATVFLVCFVPYHITFPLDFIAKSKFNVSCTFKSAVLHIHPITLCLASLNCCLDPVMYYFTTDEFQRRLSRPELQDSLQLHRRISCSTQEAARID; this is encoded by the coding sequence ATGAGTGCCAATGACATCTTTTGCAATGAGACCATCGAGCACCAAAGAATATCAACATACCAGCATCAGATTTATTCAATCTTCTACACGGTCATTCTCGTACCTGGGTTGATCTGCAATGTTCTTGCACTCTGGATTTTCTATGCCTACATGAAGGAAACAAAGAAAGCTGTAATATTCATGATCAATCTGGCCATCGCTGACCTGCTGCAGGTGTTGTCGTTACCTCTGCGCATTTACTACTATCTCAATGAGTCATGGCCTTTCGGTCAGGTCGCTTGTATGGTCTGTTTCTATTTTAAGTACGTCAATATGTATGCCAGCATCTTCTTCCTGGTGTGCATCAGCGTGAGACGCTGTCGACTCATTATCCACCCGTTGCACTGCAGTGCAACAAAGAGACGTCAGGATCGTAGCTTGTGCATTGCAGGgtggttttttgtgtgtttaggaTGCTTACCGTTCCCTCTTCTGAGAAAAAACCCATCCATTCCTGAACACTGCTTCTCTGAACTACCAATGATGCAACTGAGCAAGGTATTAGGAGTGTCCCTCGTGACGGTTGCAGAAATCATGGGTTTTCTTCTGCCATTGGCTGTAGTGGTCATTTGCACGTTATTTACCGCAGCAAGTCTGCGTGAGAAAACCTGTGTTCTGCAAGATGCTGGGGAAAAACACAAGGCTCTGAAGATGGTTTTGAGCTGTGCCACTGTGTTCCTGGTCTGTTTCGTGCCCTATCACATCACTTTCCCTTTAGACTTTATAGCCAAATCCAAATTTAATGTTAGTTGTACGTTTAAGAGTGCCGTGCTTCATATACATCCCATCACACTGTGTTTGGCAAGCTTGAACTGTTGTCTAGATCCAGTCATGTACTACTTCACCACTGATGAGTTCCAGCGCCGTCTGTCCAGGCCAGAGTTGCAGGATAGTTTGCAGCTTCACCGCAGGATATCTTGCTCCACACAGGAGGCTGCGAGGATAGACTGA